From a single Nicotiana tabacum cultivar K326 chromosome 8, ASM71507v2, whole genome shotgun sequence genomic region:
- the LOC107830790 gene encoding uncharacterized protein LOC107830790 → MQIHSSVKSISEKFMFHPSNNFMQSCIYIQTANHNLYSNVDILQCGVFTLCFKFFYVYKQITDAIDATVDFVVDDHIIGEVEEGTVVEVRAVDENAVGGSSSEEALHDVHDVKVDEDLSDREVVPLEESQSLGNSTSDEPYVGQEFESEAAAHAFYNTYATRVGFIIRVSKLSRSRRDGSAIGRALVCNKEGFRMPDKREKIVRQRAETRVGCRAMILVRKVNSGKWVVTKFVKEHTHPLSPGKGRRDLIYDQYPNEHDKIRELSQQLAAEKKRSATYKRHLEMIFEHIEEHNQSLSKKIQDIVHNVREMESRDQHHHR, encoded by the exons ATGCAAATTCATTCGTCAGTGAAATCTATCAGTGAAAAGTTCATGTTTCATCCGTCAAACAACTTCATGCAA AGTTGTATCTATATTCAAACTGCAAATCATAATCTTTACTCTAATGTGGATATCCTTCAGTGTGGAGTATTTACACTCTGTTTTAAGTTTTTCTATGTCTATAAACAAATTACTGACGCAATTGATGCAAcagtggactttgtggttgatGATCACATAATAGGCGAGGTGGAAGAGGGCACGGTGGTGGAAGTTAGGGCAGTAGATGAAAATGCAGTTGGAGGAAGTTCCAGTGAGGAGGCACTTCACGACGTGCATGATGTCAAGGTAGATGAAGACCTTTCTGATAGGGAGGTCGTTCCATTAGAAGAATCACAATCACTAGGTAATTCAACTTCAGATGAACCTTATGTTGGCCAGGAGTTTGAATCTGAAGCAGCAGCACATGCATTTTATAATACATATGCAACAAGAGTGGGGTTCATAATCCGGGTTAGCAAGCTTTCGCGATCTAGGCGCGATGGCTCTGCTATTGGTCGAGCACTAGTTTGCAACAAGGAGGGCTTTAGAATGCCTGATAAGCGGGAAAAGATAGTGCGACAAAGAGCAGAGACTAGGGTTGGTTGCAGAGCGATGATATTAGTTAGAAAAGTAAACTCTGGGAAGTGGGTTGTCACAAAATTTGTCAAGGAGCACACTCATCCATTAAGCCCAGGCAAAGGTCGTAGGGACTTGATCTATGATCAATATCCG AATGAGCATGACAAAATCCGGGAGCTATCACAACAACTGGCAGCTGAGAAAAAGAGATCAGCAACATATAAGAGGCATTTGGAAATGATATTCGAGCACATTGAGGAGCACAACCAATCTCTGTCCAAGAAGATCCAAGATATTGTACACAATGTAAGGGAGATGGAGTCTAGAGATCAACACCATCATAGATAG
- the LOC107830791 gene encoding uncharacterized protein LOC107830791 translates to MMTMDVQISEDNGARRLESSEIGQVSTSEADRTQEPYEGMPFESEETARAYYDEYAGRAGFITRVLSSRKSERDGSIISRGLGCRGIPDNQRSGSIANQKRDRRRDGCTAMILVKREKPGTWVVRKFVRDHNHPLVISPSKRRPTFDEKDKKIQELTAELRIKKRLSAAYREQLLSLMKDVDSHSEHMSTKVQAVRRILKELEAKRQELSNHSKHYK, encoded by the exons ATGATGACTA TGGATGTGCAAATTTCAGAGGACAATGGTGCTAGAAGGTTAGAATCGTCTGAAATCGGACAAGTTAGTACTTCTGAAGCTGACAGAACTCAAGAACCATATGAGGGTATGCCATTTGAATCTGAAGAAACTGCCAGAGCATACTACGATGAGTATGCTGGACGAGCAGGATTTATAACCCGTGTTCTCTCATCTCGCAAGTCAGAGCGTGATGGGTCAATTATATCACGTGGACTTGGTTGTAGAGGGATACCAGATAATCAAAGGTCAGGAAGCATTGCAAATCAAAAGCGAGATAGACGACGTGATGGTTGTACGGCAATGATCCTAGTCAAAAGAGAGAAGCCCGGTACGTGGGTGGTCAGAAAATTTGTTAGGGACCACAATCATCCCTTGGTTATATCACCTTCCAAGAGACGTCCAACTTTC GACGAGAAAGATAAAAAAATTCAGGAATTAACAGCAGAACTTCGGATCAAGAAACGACTAAGTGCAGCATACCGAGAGCAGCTCCTTAGTCTCATGAAAGACGTGGATAGCCATAGTGAACATATGTCTACAAAAGTTCAAGCTGTTCGTAGAATTCTTAAAGAACTTGAAGCTAAAAGACAGGAGCTTTCAAATCACAGTAAACATTATAAGTAG